The Fusibacter sp. A1 genome has a segment encoding these proteins:
- the pulA gene encoding type I pullulanase: MTFRMYWDDIKKLTAEVDLIYYDGISEGFKIIDEENNYYEVKIEKTTRNTTCIKYDLSVEGLVVGRNYTAVDDRFLKTNVVYRYIVRSTSFDEKYYYDGDLGNFYTPKKTIFKVWSPVATRMLTDIKGLGTFEMTRNEQGVFQVEVDGDLEGARYKYLVNIGGQWESANDPYALASTANNGSSVVVDMNKTDIPLNLDRLLPLRQKNDAVIYELHIRDWSSKKSSGIKRKGKYLGLIEENTVNTFGDSTGLDYLKDLGITHVQLLPIFDFGSVDEHRQMMHYNWGYDPVQYNVPEGGYATDVEDPYCRIMELKEMIAGLHGASIRVVMDVVYNHMFERFSSDFEKLVPYYYFRIGKNGEISNGSFCGNDIDSTRLMMRKYILESIKSWMTHYGIDGFRFDLMGILDIETMNQIVELAESIDPNVMIYGEGWDMPTLLDDDQKATMMNQQEMHNIGHFNDYFRDTIKGGTTMEKILEKGILTGDLKNFARLSNFLLGSEKGPDGKDFFDAPSKSINYVECHDNHTLYDKMVAIEIPEEERLRRHKLIMAVLIFSHGIPFIHAGQEFCRTKNGDHNSYKSSDFVNGIDWDRRTEYHELVDFVKGALELRRSIAVFRTSAFTHQTKVKIKRIKKVVELHYEDGTKLVVNLGSSNHTLRLHDERVVFYVGGLTLKARDEYEVEPLELVITRPGNKKYDGVSH; this comes from the coding sequence ATGACATTTAGGATGTACTGGGACGATATAAAAAAGCTGACCGCCGAAGTCGATTTGATCTATTATGATGGCATAAGCGAAGGATTTAAGATTATTGATGAAGAAAACAATTATTATGAAGTGAAAATAGAAAAAACCACCAGAAACACAACATGCATAAAATATGACCTAAGTGTGGAAGGTCTAGTGGTCGGGCGTAATTATACCGCTGTTGACGATAGGTTTTTAAAGACAAATGTGGTCTACCGCTATATCGTCAGGTCCACTTCCTTTGACGAGAAATACTATTATGATGGAGACCTTGGCAATTTTTATACTCCTAAGAAGACGATATTCAAGGTCTGGTCGCCTGTCGCTACGAGAATGCTGACTGACATCAAGGGGCTTGGAACCTTTGAAATGACAAGGAACGAACAGGGTGTTTTTCAGGTGGAAGTCGATGGTGACCTTGAAGGGGCAAGATATAAGTATCTGGTGAACATAGGCGGTCAGTGGGAATCTGCCAATGATCCTTATGCGCTGGCATCCACTGCCAATAACGGTTCATCGGTGGTAGTCGATATGAACAAAACCGATATTCCCTTGAATCTAGATCGCCTATTGCCGCTAAGACAAAAAAACGACGCTGTGATCTATGAGCTTCATATTAGGGACTGGTCGTCAAAAAAATCGAGTGGAATCAAAAGAAAGGGAAAATACCTAGGCCTTATCGAAGAAAACACGGTGAACACATTTGGTGACAGCACAGGTCTTGATTACCTGAAAGATCTTGGTATCACCCATGTTCAGCTTCTTCCGATTTTTGATTTCGGTTCTGTGGACGAGCACCGTCAAATGATGCATTACAACTGGGGCTACGATCCTGTACAGTACAATGTGCCAGAGGGCGGTTATGCGACAGATGTCGAAGACCCCTACTGCAGGATCATGGAACTTAAGGAAATGATCGCAGGACTACACGGTGCTAGCATACGAGTTGTCATGGACGTCGTCTATAACCATATGTTCGAGCGATTCTCTTCTGATTTTGAAAAACTAGTACCCTATTATTATTTTAGAATAGGAAAGAACGGTGAAATCTCGAACGGCTCTTTTTGTGGAAACGACATCGATTCGACAAGACTGATGATGAGAAAGTATATTTTGGAGAGTATCAAGAGCTGGATGACCCATTACGGTATCGACGGATTCAGGTTTGACCTGATGGGCATCCTTGATATTGAAACCATGAACCAGATTGTTGAACTTGCTGAAAGTATCGATCCCAACGTAATGATCTACGGTGAGGGCTGGGATATGCCCACACTACTAGACGACGATCAAAAGGCGACGATGATGAACCAGCAAGAGATGCATAATATCGGTCATTTCAATGATTACTTCAGAGACACCATCAAAGGTGGAACCACCATGGAGAAAATTCTTGAAAAAGGTATTCTGACCGGTGACTTGAAAAATTTTGCGCGGCTCAGCAATTTCCTGCTCGGTTCTGAAAAGGGTCCGGATGGAAAGGATTTCTTTGACGCGCCTAGCAAGAGCATCAACTATGTCGAGTGTCATGACAACCATACGCTCTATGACAAGATGGTCGCGATAGAGATACCGGAAGAAGAACGGTTGAGAAGGCATAAGCTGATTATGGCCGTACTTATATTTTCACATGGGATTCCATTTATCCACGCAGGTCAGGAGTTTTGCAGAACAAAAAACGGGGATCATAACTCCTATAAATCTTCAGATTTTGTCAACGGGATAGACTGGGATAGAAGAACGGAGTATCATGAGCTTGTGGATTTTGTAAAAGGTGCATTGGAACTGAGACGTTCGATTGCCGTATTTAGAACATCTGCGTTCACACACCAGACAAAAGTGAAGATAAAACGTATTAAAAAAGTAGTGGAACTCCACTACGAAGATGGAACTAAACTGGTTGTCAATCTGGGGTCCAGTAACCATACATTAAGGTTACACGACGAAAGAGTCGTATTCTATGTGGGAGGCTTAACGCTAAAGGCGAGAGACGAGTATGAGGTTGAACCGCTCGAGCTTGTGATTACAAGGCCAGGAAACAAAAAATACGATGGTGTTTCACATTAA
- a CDS encoding sensor domain-containing diguanylate cyclase has product MKNDIEFPTVDKIVDKIQLGVVIIDRSFTIRYHNTWFEKMCGFNSEEISRYTFFELFPIFTKPTYRDRILQTMESSKSWFLSSGFNKNYVMLNPDLAVDSDKIRHNLKIEPLATAEGDFVMLQLIDQTDQYDRVMNLKRVISQLKKNQDLHNMPLKDELVHDDRFTKFRQLLAYAREHNGHLYTVYLCVQKVSAELEELGKEVAQNFMNDLLLRIRGHLPLKYHSMGWGDGIVVFYHDLRSFNELIRHIDDLIEKMTFLYYVKRRVFEVRLNFTVMSFPEDYTNRNTLDRLIESIDLSHTPELLHIVNPDLRSMYEQYNLLQKTQERFELLFDNMNQGIVFCEMLNSTESGLLDALILSVNAKAEELFAMSIQPRKHKLSELILGFLSSEAQAVQKLLKNLDQTDVSLVIDEKFFESLNKWFRIELYSMRDREFALIIHDITEAKEHQLKIEEFAFFDSLTGIPNRKMFFEYMQTNLPHAKRAGQKFAILYIDFNRFKAINDLFGHDTGDEVLKKGASILQSAIRVSDIVARLGGDEFVVLMQDIEGDDDIVTVTERILDMFHIVYEHERVKIVVTVSIGIARFPQDGTELEELMHKADMAMYGAKKNLKNHYQFHNELQ; this is encoded by the coding sequence TTGAAGAATGACATTGAGTTTCCTACAGTCGATAAGATCGTTGATAAGATTCAACTAGGCGTAGTCATCATCGATCGCAGTTTTACAATCCGTTACCACAACACGTGGTTTGAAAAAATGTGTGGTTTTAACAGTGAAGAGATCAGTCGGTACACCTTCTTCGAGCTATTCCCGATTTTCACCAAACCTACTTACAGGGATAGGATCTTACAGACGATGGAATCAAGTAAAAGTTGGTTCTTGTCCAGCGGTTTTAATAAGAACTATGTCATGCTCAATCCCGACTTGGCTGTGGATAGTGATAAAATCAGACACAATCTCAAAATCGAACCCTTAGCGACTGCTGAAGGGGATTTTGTCATGCTTCAGCTGATCGATCAGACCGACCAGTATGATCGTGTGATGAACTTGAAGCGTGTGATTTCGCAGTTGAAAAAAAATCAGGACCTACATAACATGCCGTTAAAGGACGAGCTTGTCCATGATGACAGATTCACAAAGTTTAGGCAGCTGCTTGCCTATGCCAGAGAACACAATGGGCATCTGTATACCGTATATTTGTGCGTTCAGAAAGTTTCAGCTGAGCTGGAGGAGTTAGGAAAGGAAGTCGCTCAAAACTTCATGAACGATCTCTTGCTAAGAATTAGAGGCCATTTGCCTTTAAAATACCATAGTATGGGTTGGGGTGACGGGATAGTCGTCTTCTATCACGACCTCAGGTCATTTAACGAACTGATACGCCATATCGATGACTTGATAGAAAAGATGACATTTCTGTATTATGTAAAGCGACGCGTCTTTGAAGTAAGGCTTAATTTTACCGTCATGTCTTTTCCAGAAGATTACACGAATAGAAACACCCTAGACCGATTGATCGAATCGATCGACTTGTCCCATACCCCCGAACTGCTTCATATCGTAAACCCCGATCTGAGATCGATGTATGAACAGTACAATCTGCTGCAAAAGACCCAGGAAAGGTTTGAACTCTTGTTTGACAACATGAATCAGGGGATCGTCTTTTGTGAAATGTTGAACTCGACCGAATCGGGTTTGTTAGACGCCCTTATCCTATCCGTCAATGCCAAGGCGGAAGAACTGTTTGCTATGAGTATCCAGCCGCGCAAGCATAAGCTGTCGGAATTGATTTTAGGTTTCTTGAGTTCTGAAGCCCAAGCTGTACAGAAACTGTTGAAAAATCTGGATCAAACCGATGTTTCGCTTGTCATTGATGAAAAATTCTTTGAAAGCTTGAACAAATGGTTTAGAATTGAATTATATTCGATGAGAGACCGTGAGTTCGCATTGATCATCCACGATATCACTGAAGCGAAGGAGCATCAGTTGAAAATTGAGGAGTTTGCGTTTTTTGACTCACTTACGGGGATTCCAAATCGAAAAATGTTTTTTGAATACATGCAAACAAACCTACCACACGCTAAAAGAGCAGGGCAAAAATTCGCCATACTCTACATCGACTTCAACCGTTTTAAAGCGATCAACGACTTGTTTGGTCATGATACCGGTGACGAAGTGCTGAAAAAGGGTGCTTCGATTCTCCAAAGCGCGATCAGAGTCTCCGATATCGTAGCGAGACTAGGAGGAGATGAGTTTGTCGTGCTGATGCAGGATATCGAAGGAGACGACGACATAGTAACGGTCACAGAACGAATACTCGACATGTTCCATATCGTATATGAGCACGAAAGGGTGAAAATCGTAGTGACTGTAAGTATCGGCATAGCCAGATTTCCTCAGGATGGAACTGAGCTTGAAGAACTGATGCACAAGGCGGATATGGCAATGTACGGCGCCAAGAAAAACCTGAAGAACCACTATCAGTTTCACAATGAGCTGCAATAG
- a CDS encoding response regulator: MRVLVVEDSRFTRNMVKKELTALIPDIEIELASDGREGLEKFNESSFDVVLSDLLMPNMQGEEMISKIRASDKRVMVIVLSADVQTAIKEELDQIGIDGFVNKPFNRDKALEIATLIKGASHVE; this comes from the coding sequence ATGAGAGTGCTTGTAGTTGAAGATTCAAGATTCACAAGAAATATGGTCAAGAAGGAATTGACCGCGCTTATTCCTGATATCGAAATAGAACTGGCTTCAGATGGGAGGGAAGGACTCGAAAAATTCAATGAGTCATCTTTCGATGTGGTTCTGTCTGATCTGCTCATGCCTAACATGCAAGGCGAGGAAATGATTTCAAAAATACGTGCAAGCGATAAGAGGGTCATGGTCATAGTCCTATCTGCGGATGTGCAGACGGCAATCAAGGAGGAACTTGATCAGATCGGCATAGACGGGTTTGTGAATAAACCCTTTAATCGCGATAAGGCCCTGGAAATCGCCACTTTGATAAAGGGTGCCAGTCATGTTGAATGA
- a CDS encoding ATP-binding protein has protein sequence MKLEKLHLDHFGCHVDKTLIFTTNLTVIHGNNESGKSTIVKAIKSLMDGFKPANGSHPQMPWNGSAIRINAQCTGEIAFSVSRQLSGKPVAKLTTDQGVQQLRNSAIPVMGIDSRLRHGQYWIIDHRDIKQVDELKSSDGWKELLLYSLLPDGLKSFTNLKEDLTEGAKVLFTNHRHSKSVIAAMENELKALYIKRKSLSEQTISLASDLDAFDKVAYGLRLNGKKLSELEQERREAALKRPILLLKDELEKLRAYSQAQNHEARVSGFWLSQLQSLDEKLEQCVLRIEETQSTLDSLRESKPVFSPSDHAFESWGGYFKDSGDLGRLARDYMLHKRKVKDVEYLGLELGKLVTSTQILIVPATRLKTAFERYRSQTLQKEELQGEIHSVKKHDLKGWIGFLLFLSLGLVLLNRNEDLFRLVGMLLCGAGGALATWQILSLFENTRRSHKEGKTQLEVLDRSLSKLQAELSSIIYFETLVDSGGRFDMYDSSKIEAVIGMIESYQNTKRVVEEDLLVFKPLKNQIPGFFSYLGCTEPDQFEREYHQFASKLKDRDIHTHQVNSNEETLKHLQIEMGRIKSKREAHLVQLQSIYGSVVPSQIDHLRMVAFETRRDLLEKDKAFELSKHHIKAQDRLDDFRELNDIEEDVLALNEEMMTLREEHVRLNERLSGIPLELAEDIDEEINGLRQELQVKKRQYDEHLVLHEVVRTVEKELNQLNQPPFIKKANELLRHITDNSVTGLNISLDGVLHAVKDGVYDVIDITSLSTGTIGQVVLTLKLALLELCDPGSEMPLVLDDAFVHFDQVRLTESFTVLKSIAKSRQVIYLTSQIRQIEHCFSNERLDLIAL, from the coding sequence ATGAAACTTGAAAAGCTACATCTGGACCACTTCGGATGCCACGTGGACAAGACACTCATATTCACAACGAATCTGACGGTCATCCATGGAAACAATGAATCAGGAAAATCTACGATTGTTAAGGCGATCAAGTCTCTTATGGACGGTTTTAAACCGGCAAACGGCAGTCACCCTCAGATGCCGTGGAATGGCAGTGCGATTCGAATAAATGCCCAGTGCACAGGCGAGATTGCCTTTAGTGTCAGTCGTCAGCTGAGTGGTAAGCCGGTGGCAAAGCTGACAACCGACCAAGGTGTACAGCAACTTAGAAACTCGGCGATTCCAGTAATGGGTATCGATTCAAGGCTGAGACACGGTCAATACTGGATTATCGACCACCGGGATATCAAGCAGGTAGATGAACTCAAGTCGTCTGACGGATGGAAGGAGCTTCTTCTCTATTCCTTGCTCCCTGATGGATTAAAATCATTCACTAACCTGAAGGAAGACTTGACTGAGGGGGCCAAAGTACTTTTCACAAATCACAGACACTCAAAATCAGTGATTGCGGCGATGGAAAATGAATTAAAGGCATTGTATATAAAAAGAAAATCCTTGAGCGAGCAAACGATAAGCTTGGCAAGCGATCTCGATGCATTCGACAAGGTTGCTTATGGGCTTAGGTTGAATGGTAAGAAGCTTTCGGAGCTTGAACAGGAAAGGCGTGAAGCGGCCTTAAAAAGACCGATCCTTCTTTTGAAAGATGAGCTGGAGAAGTTGAGGGCATACTCGCAAGCGCAAAATCACGAAGCAAGGGTAAGTGGATTCTGGTTGAGTCAACTACAGAGTCTTGACGAAAAGCTCGAGCAATGCGTTTTAAGAATTGAAGAGACTCAAAGCACTCTCGACAGCTTGAGGGAGTCAAAACCTGTCTTTAGCCCGTCAGATCATGCTTTTGAGTCATGGGGCGGCTATTTTAAGGATTCAGGTGACCTCGGACGCCTTGCCAGGGACTATATGCTCCATAAAAGAAAAGTGAAGGATGTGGAATACCTTGGACTGGAACTTGGTAAACTGGTCACGTCGACTCAGATTCTAATCGTACCAGCTACCCGACTGAAGACCGCCTTCGAGAGGTATCGGTCGCAGACGCTGCAAAAAGAAGAGCTACAGGGTGAAATCCACTCTGTGAAAAAACATGATCTTAAAGGATGGATAGGGTTTCTTTTATTCCTGAGTCTTGGACTCGTACTTCTTAACCGAAACGAGGACCTTTTCAGACTGGTCGGCATGCTTCTATGCGGTGCGGGAGGTGCCCTGGCAACTTGGCAAATCCTATCGCTATTCGAGAACACTAGAAGAAGCCATAAAGAAGGGAAAACCCAATTGGAGGTCTTGGACCGAAGCTTGTCTAAACTGCAAGCTGAACTGAGTTCCATCATCTACTTTGAAACCCTTGTCGATTCAGGGGGCCGATTTGATATGTACGATAGTTCAAAGATTGAAGCAGTCATTGGCATGATTGAAAGCTATCAGAACACAAAGCGTGTCGTAGAAGAAGACCTATTGGTATTTAAACCGCTTAAAAATCAAATTCCTGGTTTTTTCAGCTATCTTGGCTGCACCGAGCCTGACCAATTTGAGAGGGAGTACCACCAGTTCGCCTCTAAGCTGAAAGATAGGGACATTCACACCCATCAGGTCAATTCAAATGAGGAGACGCTAAAACACCTGCAAATCGAAATGGGCCGGATCAAGTCTAAAAGAGAGGCACATCTGGTCCAGTTACAATCCATTTATGGATCGGTGGTGCCATCGCAAATCGATCATCTGCGTATGGTCGCCTTTGAAACAAGAAGGGACCTTCTTGAAAAGGACAAGGCTTTCGAGCTGTCCAAGCACCATATCAAGGCACAGGACCGACTGGACGATTTTAGGGAGTTGAATGATATTGAAGAGGACGTACTTGCGCTGAATGAAGAGATGATGACATTGAGAGAAGAGCACGTCAGATTGAATGAAAGACTCTCGGGGATTCCGCTTGAACTTGCAGAGGATATCGATGAGGAAATCAACGGGTTGCGCCAAGAGCTACAGGTTAAAAAACGACAGTATGATGAACATCTGGTCTTGCATGAAGTTGTAAGGACTGTGGAAAAGGAGTTGAACCAGCTGAATCAGCCTCCCTTTATCAAGAAAGCCAACGAGCTGTTAAGGCATATCACCGACAATAGTGTGACGGGGTTGAACATCTCACTCGACGGTGTTTTGCATGCTGTAAAAGACGGAGTGTACGATGTGATCGACATCACCAGTCTCTCCACGGGGACGATAGGCCAAGTCGTCCTGACGCTTAAGCTTGCACTGCTGGAATTATGCGATCCGGGTTCAGAGATGCCACTTGTTCTTGATGATGCATTCGTTCATTTCGACCAGGTCAGATTGACAGAATCATTCACGGTGCTAAAAAGCATAGCCAAGTCACGGCAAGTGATTTATCTGACCAGTCAGATTCGGCAGATAGAGCATTGCTTCTCAAATGAAAGGCTAGATTTGATTGCTCTGTAG
- a CDS encoding glycosyltransferase: MKNVLIVTASTGAGHNQAANNLKKEFEEKGMSVHIVDMFKTTSRGMNMIVADGYKILATKLPKTYGVIYKTADKKHFNRIIARNVFIATELRLKKVIRNTVPDLIISTHPFGAPIIGALKEKRKVDAPFIQIVTDFKAHYTYIHPYVDVYITASEYTKNSLVERGISKDKIFAYGIPTKDEFKVSKVRQFSSDKPFELLIMGGSMGLKPMEEAVKELLKIPERLKLTVVCGKNESLVEHLNKDLRAFIEDGHLKVLGFVDNVHELMEEADLIISKPGGLTTTEAINKCIPMIIPFAIPGQEQENTSFLVEHEMAIEVKDIKELHHHIKSLVDQPEYYQRMVNNMLDLSKSYSVDKIIDLAMDMMNEPARFFLATHRVDSSSKERHNQ, encoded by the coding sequence GTGAAGAACGTATTAATTGTGACTGCTTCAACTGGTGCTGGGCATAATCAAGCCGCGAACAATCTGAAAAAGGAATTTGAAGAGAAGGGCATGAGCGTACATATCGTAGATATGTTCAAGACTACCAGCAGGGGCATGAACATGATTGTGGCAGATGGCTATAAGATACTTGCTACAAAACTGCCCAAAACTTATGGAGTTATTTATAAAACCGCCGATAAGAAACACTTTAATAGGATCATAGCAAGAAACGTTTTTATTGCGACCGAACTGCGACTAAAGAAAGTGATTAGAAATACGGTTCCCGACCTAATCATATCGACCCATCCTTTCGGAGCGCCAATTATCGGCGCACTTAAGGAAAAAAGAAAGGTTGATGCTCCTTTTATACAGATCGTGACGGATTTTAAGGCGCATTACACCTATATCCACCCTTATGTGGATGTTTACATCACCGCTAGCGAATACACGAAGAACAGCCTTGTTGAAAGAGGAATAAGCAAAGATAAGATATTCGCCTATGGCATTCCCACAAAAGATGAGTTCAAAGTGTCAAAGGTAAGGCAGTTTAGCTCCGATAAACCCTTTGAACTGCTGATTATGGGTGGAAGCATGGGGCTAAAGCCCATGGAGGAGGCAGTAAAGGAACTTTTGAAAATTCCTGAACGGCTTAAACTGACGGTAGTCTGCGGGAAGAATGAAAGCTTGGTGGAGCATCTGAACAAGGACTTGCGGGCGTTTATCGAAGACGGTCATCTTAAGGTCCTTGGATTTGTAGACAACGTTCATGAACTGATGGAAGAAGCGGATCTGATTATCTCAAAACCTGGTGGTTTAACGACTACAGAAGCGATCAACAAATGCATCCCTATGATTATTCCTTTTGCGATCCCCGGCCAGGAGCAAGAGAACACAAGCTTTTTGGTCGAACATGAGATGGCGATTGAAGTAAAGGATATCAAGGAGCTGCATCACCATATAAAGTCACTAGTCGATCAACCGGAGTATTATCAGAGAATGGTAAACAATATGCTTGATCTGTCTAAAAGTTATTCGGTGGATAAGATCATCGACCTTGCTATGGACATGATGAACGAACCTGCAAGGTTCTTTTTAGCGACACACCGTGTCGATTCATCCTCGAAAGAACGTCATAACCAATAA
- a CDS encoding ATP-binding protein, whose protein sequence is MRRSARLRVVFQTFSWIVLFALFSTIYADVTFTKEEMNWMEEHPVIKYAPDLNYPPFEFKDSDDTIKGIVPDYLKRISEITGLEFEVAEYAIWNDALESLKNNEIDLVTASETGDRKPVYGFSESFIDIPAVIVVRQDNPDIRSMKDLEGKTISTVNGWFINEVVRDQFKTINTKVFDNMDQALNAVSLGEVDAIVVNLGTASYKIQENRILNLKVIENSGISYSLSFAVRKEHVLLLSILNKSLQAIDPSEARAIENEWTTVKRARFYETSEFLTVIGITAVLIVLMWLWVALLKREVDKRTRELSESLSEAQSMKVDRARSLEQLTANKNLLNAIIDLVPYFIFIKNSEGVFLLVNRAMAAFYGLSPAEMIGKKLTEILPFIDDKEQQFYIERDREVLANGKELMIPYENFRNQFDQQGIYKVYKACIAIESESPNCILTVAVDMTEEFNAKKELEEHQRALLEAELQLADLEKKATLGSMVGGITHEINNPVGISVTALSHLKYEHEAFKRKMNDGKLNQKELMEYLSDQDEAISILEMNINRAVDMIQSFKKMSVDQLSEAKSNFDLCDTVDHVIKSLSHQWKRQGHRILFTSDCPIVIESYPGSYSQVFTNLILNSIIHGFEDRTDGTVTIEIQKTDEHIHIRYKDDGKGMTKEHLALVFQPYFTTKRSQGGSGLGMQVIYNVIVRTLHGTIAFDSEVGQGVTCEMKVPVYLRE, encoded by the coding sequence ATGAGAAGAAGTGCTAGATTGAGGGTCGTTTTTCAGACTTTTTCATGGATTGTTCTATTTGCTTTGTTCAGCACGATTTATGCTGATGTGACATTTACCAAAGAAGAAATGAACTGGATGGAAGAACATCCGGTGATTAAATATGCTCCTGATCTAAATTACCCCCCTTTTGAGTTCAAGGACTCAGACGATACGATAAAAGGAATTGTCCCCGATTACCTTAAAAGAATATCAGAGATCACAGGCCTTGAATTTGAAGTGGCGGAATACGCGATTTGGAACGATGCTTTGGAGTCGCTTAAAAACAACGAGATCGACTTGGTGACAGCTTCTGAAACAGGGGATAGGAAGCCGGTGTACGGTTTTTCGGAATCGTTTATCGACATACCTGCAGTAATCGTAGTCAGACAGGACAATCCGGATATCAGATCGATGAAGGATCTGGAGGGTAAGACGATTTCGACAGTCAACGGATGGTTCATCAATGAAGTCGTCAGAGACCAGTTTAAGACAATCAATACGAAAGTATTCGACAATATGGACCAAGCCCTAAACGCCGTTTCCCTAGGTGAAGTGGATGCGATCGTTGTAAATTTAGGAACCGCGAGCTACAAGATACAGGAAAACAGAATTTTAAACCTCAAAGTCATCGAAAATTCGGGCATATCCTACTCTCTGTCCTTCGCCGTAAGAAAAGAGCATGTCCTGTTGCTTTCAATACTCAATAAATCGCTTCAAGCGATCGATCCTAGTGAAGCAAGGGCTATCGAAAACGAATGGACTACTGTGAAAAGGGCTAGGTTTTATGAAACCAGTGAATTTTTAACCGTGATAGGCATTACAGCCGTACTTATCGTCTTGATGTGGTTGTGGGTAGCCCTACTGAAACGAGAGGTTGACAAACGTACCAGAGAACTCTCTGAATCGCTGTCCGAGGCCCAGAGCATGAAGGTGGATAGGGCGAGAAGCCTTGAACAGCTGACGGCCAATAAGAATCTATTGAATGCGATCATCGATCTGGTTCCTTATTTCATCTTCATCAAGAATTCAGAAGGTGTGTTTTTACTGGTCAATAGGGCGATGGCGGCTTTTTATGGTTTGTCACCGGCAGAAATGATCGGCAAGAAACTGACAGAGATCCTCCCCTTTATCGATGATAAGGAACAGCAGTTCTATATCGAACGTGACCGGGAAGTGCTTGCCAATGGCAAGGAACTGATGATTCCCTATGAAAATTTTAGAAACCAGTTTGATCAGCAGGGAATCTACAAGGTCTATAAGGCATGTATAGCCATTGAATCGGAATCGCCCAACTGTATCTTGACCGTAGCTGTCGATATGACAGAGGAATTTAATGCGAAAAAAGAGTTGGAAGAGCACCAGAGAGCACTCCTAGAAGCCGAGCTTCAGTTGGCGGATCTTGAAAAGAAAGCGACACTTGGATCGATGGTAGGTGGAATCACACATGAAATAAACAACCCGGTAGGCATTAGTGTGACTGCTTTATCGCATCTGAAATATGAACATGAAGCCTTTAAAAGAAAGATGAATGATGGAAAACTGAATCAGAAGGAGTTGATGGAATACCTGTCAGATCAGGATGAAGCGATCAGCATTCTTGAAATGAATATCAATAGGGCGGTGGATATGATCCAAAGCTTTAAAAAGATGTCCGTCGATCAGTTGTCTGAAGCAAAATCAAACTTTGACCTATGCGATACAGTGGATCATGTGATAAAGAGCCTGAGTCATCAGTGGAAAAGGCAAGGCCATCGGATTTTGTTCACAAGCGATTGTCCGATTGTGATAGAAAGCTATCCTGGGTCCTATTCTCAAGTATTCACCAACCTTATCCTCAACTCCATTATCCATGGATTTGAAGACAGGACTGATGGAACCGTTACGATCGAAATTCAAAAAACGGATGAACATATCCATATCAGGTATAAGGATGATGGTAAAGGGATGACAAAAGAGCATCTTGCTCTTGTCTTCCAGCCATATTTCACCACTAAACGAAGCCAGGGCGGTTCAGGTCTAGGTATGCAAGTCATCTATAATGTGATTGTGAGAACACTGCATGGGACGATTGCTTTTGATAGTGAGGTCGGACAAGGTGTGACATGTGAAATGAAAGTTCCTGTATATTTGCGGGAGTAA